One segment of Hippopotamus amphibius kiboko isolate mHipAmp2 chromosome 4, mHipAmp2.hap2, whole genome shotgun sequence DNA contains the following:
- the AHSA1 gene encoding activator of 90 kDa heat shock protein ATPase homolog 1: MAKWGEGDPRWIVEERADATNVNNWHWTERDASNWSTEKLKTLFLAVCVQNEEGKCEVTEVNKLDGEASINNRKGKLIFFYEWSIKLNWTGTSKSGVQYKGHVEIPNLSDENSVDEVEISVSLAKDEPDTNLVALMKEEGVKLLREAMGIYISTLKTEFTQGMILPTVNGESVDPAGQPALKTEERKAKSAPSKTQARPVGVKIPTCKITLRETFLTSPEELYRVFTTQELVQAFTHAPAMLEADKGGKFHLVDGSVSGEFTDLVPEKHIMMKWRFKSWPEGHFATITLTFIDKNGETELCMEGRGIPAPEEERTRQGWQRYYFEGIKQTFGYGARLF, translated from the exons GACAGAGAGGGATGCTTCGAACTGGTCCACAGAGAAGCTGAAAACCCTGTTCCTGGCAGTGTGTGTGCAAAATGAGGAAGGCAAGTGCGAGGTGACAGAAGTGAATAAGCTCGATGGAGAGGCATCCATTAACAATCGCAAAGGCAAACTGATCTTCTTTTATGAGTGGAGCATCAAACTAAACTGGACAG GTACCTCTAAGTCTGGAGTGCAGTACAAGGGCCATGTGGAGATCCCCAACTTGTCTGATGAAAACAGCGTGGATGAAGTGGAG ATTAGTGTGAGCCTTGCCAAAGATGAGCCTGACACAAATCTCGTGGCCTTAATGAAGGAAGAAGGGGTGAAACTTCTAAGAGAAGCAATGGGAATTTACATCAGCACCCTCAAAACAG agtTCACGCAGGGTATGATCTTGCCTACAGTGAATGGAGAGTCAGTAGACCCAGCGGGGCAGCCAGCACTGAAAACTGAGGAGCGCAAG GCTAAGTCTGCTCCTTCAAAAACCCAGGCCAGACCTGTTGGTGTCAAAATCCCCACTTGTAAGATCACCCTTAGAGAAACCTTCCTGACGTCACCGGAGGAGCTCTACAGAGTTTTTACCACCCAAGAG CTTGTTCAGGCCTTCACCCATGCTCCTGCAATGTTGGAGGCAGACAAAGGTGGCAAATTTCACCTGGTAGATGGCAGTGTCTCCGGAGAATTCACTGATCTG GTCCCTGAGAAACATATTATGATGAAGTGGAGGTTTAAGTCCTGGCCAGAAG GGCACTttgccaccatcaccttgacCTTCATTGACAAGAATGGAGAGACTGAGCTGTGCATGGAAGGCCGAGGCATCCCTGCCCCTGAGGAGGAGAGGACGCGACAGGGCTGGCAGCGGTACTACTTTGAGGGCATCAAACAGACCTTTGGCTATGGTGCACGCTTATTTTAG